tgtctAGCCCTctgatagactgatgacctctccaggtgtcccctgccttcactctaatcagctgggatagactgaggattaagtggtgtatagataaaggATGGATGCATGGGTTTAACCTCTTACATATTCTACTGCAAACAAATTTAGTTCCATCCCATGTCATACCTAAATTATACCACTAGGCAGTGCTGGATCAACAAGACAAATTCAAATGGCAATAACACAGTGGTCATGACACACATTGATCTGTTCTTTTGCTCAGTTTGTCATTCTATAAGCCTATAGACTAAACATCTTCCAAAATTTAGTCTTAAAATGAGCAGTTTTGTGTTATGCTATGTGATGCAGCTCTGAATTAAGATGGTGAATAACAAACTTAAAGGAATTTGCAGCATGTGGAGGTCTGCTTAGTGTAAGTGCTTTCTTTGGATATTTCTGCAGTCTCCCTCGTTTTTCCTTTATGCACCAGTAGAAaggtttaataaaaaatatctgcaatCAACAAGCTCTGACTGAAAAGTGTGCAAACATGACTTAGGTTACTATTCACTGATTTATGCATTATTTACCATCCTGTAGGtggatgtatgtatgtatggatattatcaaataagaaaaaaacatgtaaaacacattttgatgtACTTCCGTTCCTGGGAATGCTGTGAGTTTCTTAGGATTATTTAGCGGTTGTCATGTAACCAGCAGCCTTTCAAAAAGTATTTTcatagtgtttttttgtttggcaGCAGTAACAGTAGTGACATCAGTGCCAGGAACCCCATGGGGAGCTGTTTGTTCGGGTTGGGGACAAGTACACCGAAtcaacactgaatcactttGGCCTTGATCAGCACAAACATACTACACAGGTATTTCCGTCgtaatttattcttttgtgCTGCCAAGAACAGATAatttacaaatacagaaaacatgttggtTGCTGGCTGgagtttaaatgtaaatgtacatCTACAttgttaaaaatgctttgtcCATGTGAATGTGAGCAAGCTGTGGTCAGCTGGAGGGATTATTAATGAGAAAATGACATGTTTAGCTGCTATTTTATTATATATGATGAATTCCGTacaaatagaaacatttaaaaaaaaaaaacaggctgatgtttgtgttgatgtaCTGTTTTTAATGTACTTGCTCTTTATTAGATGGTTGAAGAGAGACAAAGATCACACGCTATGTGCTTACAGCAGATCATGATTTCGACCAGCTCAGCCCAAGGAAACAGTTGAGGTTTGTTACACTGATGTGTTAAATACAAATGTATCAAATGTCAAATGGGTTTCCCTCACTTCACAGTTGTGTCTTTTTAACATCAGTTCCGAGTTGAGTTCCATCGGCCACCTTAAGCAGCTGCCTTGAACATGGGGTCCTCTTCGAAGAGtttctccaccagcttctcTCCTTTTGGGGGAGGGGCACACTGGGCTGAGACTGCGGTTGGGAAGGCCTGGATGGTGGGTTCTGTCATGTTGGGAATCTGGGGGTCAGGCTTGAGGGGCAGGGTGACTCCACCCTCAGGACCAGTGACAGGAACATCAGGGAAGGCAGGCAGGGTCATGGGCTGGTCCATGGGGGGCAGGGTCCTCACCATGCCCTCTGGGTGGTCGTGAGCTGTGGTCTCGTGGGTGTGCtcgtggtgatggtgatggtgctCGTGTTCATGCAGGTGAGCGTGCTTGTGATCGTGATCCAGAGCGAGCTCGTGGTCGTGCTCGTGGGTGTGCACGCCATCAGCATGCTTGTAGTTGTGGTGCTGGTTAGGAAAATCGCCACTGTGGTTGTGTGCCTTGGCATGATGGGTGTGCACGTGGTCGTGGCCGTGCCCGTGGTCATGGGAGTGGTCATGAGCGTGCTTGTGAGGGCTGCCTGCAGGATGGtcgtgtgtgtggtggtggtcGCTGCCAACAGGATGCTTGTGGGTTTGGTCGTGATGAGAGTGGCTCTTGGTGTGGTCGTGCACGTGGTCATGTGAGTGTGTCTGGTCTGCAGCGTGGGCTAGGTCATGCGCTtggctgtgtgggtgtgtgtcattgtggctgTGGTCGATCGATCCGTCCAGCAGGTGcagtttcttctctctctcagcAGCCTGTAGAACacataaatataataaagtaaaatgcgACACATTCAAGTTTTGGTAAATTGGTGGAGTATAACACGTGTAACCTTTACTGTTTCCATAGTTAAAATCATGAAGATTGATTGCGTACACAGAATGCAAAGCTCTTTTAAACTGCAGTCTGTAATTCGAGGGAAAGATTGTTGACATTTAGCTAGGTAGCCTGCCAGATTAATTATCATTTTGACTCCTGCCTTCTTTCTGCCGGCAGTAGGGCTGTGTGGAGCAGACTGAgacttgttttcatttacagagCTAGGGCACTGGACTTTGTCTAAATACGCAAACAGAATGTTCAACTAGCATATGGTGAGAAGATATTCattgaatttgacaaaaagtgtATTCGACTATGGTTTGTGGATTTTCCAGTCCGATATTGTCCATTTTAGCgaacctacgggcaatttagagtaaccaattaacctcagcatgtttttggactgtgggtggAAGCccgagtgcccggagaaaacccacgcatgcacagggagaacatgcaaactccatgcagaaagatcccgggaaagccgggacgcaaaccagggatcttgttgccacaaggcgaaagtgctaaccactactccactgtgcagccctatatAGAACAATGTTTCTTTCCaatagcaacaaaaacaaccataattTAGGTGGAGTTAATGCAGTTAAACAGTGGAATTTTATGGTCACATAAAAGAATTAACTACTGCCTTAAAATGTATAGATTTTTAATGTCGACATTATGTAGTTTTCGCCAGATTTCTATACAGCCAATGTATAAATATAATTTTCAATCCTCATTGTACACAATTTCCCTTTAATAAtggcaaaaatctgaaaaatatcaacatttcttTGCTGatataaacacagtaaaaatggcATAATTTGACAGTTTAATGTTATCACAGTTTTTTCAAGTgtacattttttgcagtttggctaatttttaaatttttttgtattttatggttaatgtgaaaatgaatacttttttctgtcatttcacttgTTATCATCTGTGATTTACAAAAATGTGTAAAGCATTGGCTAAAAGAATTACAGGTAAAACTGCATTACAGAAAGACGTAAAGAAAATACAGACATGTTTTAATGAGTCTTACCTCAGGCTCATAGATCTCACAGTCTACACTGACTTCTGGCTCACCAGAGGGAGAGTAGAACAGAGATGCCTGACAGAAGCCCTTGTGCTGAgaagaaaagaacaagaaaaaccaTTGAGAAACAAGAGAGCAGAGGAAAAGCTGTGCCTTTGACATTAATTTAATAgttaaacaaactgaattttaaaCTAATCCTTTGCTATAAAAAACTTATTCACTGTGGGCAGAAAAGGGAGGATGCTTCAGGAGGTTGTTTTTCAGCATTAAAATCTCAAGTAATTTCATGGTTCATTGCAATTTCAATGCCAAATGGACTTTCATTTTGCTATTTCTCTAGGTCAGAGTGTTCaaaaccattcaaaagtttggggtcacccagacaattttatgttttccctGTCATTGTCAATGCCAGacttatttatatagcactctTAAAAGGCCTATGGCCAagcaaagtgctttacagtaaaataaataatcaacaatacaaaaacaatcaaagcaaaacaataagacagtaaaataaacagataaaagaTCTGTTAAAGGTGACTCTGCTCAGCCAAAGGCCAGGGTGAACAAGTGCGTCTTTCAGACAGGGGTCTTTCCTGCCGCCTTTAAAGGGGCGGTGGTGAGGCCCTTGCTGAAGAAGAGCAATTTagattttaatgatttcaaCAATTTTAGACCGGTGTCtaacttaccatttttaagcaaaattttAGAAAAGCTTGTTTTTATTCAACTTAATGATTTTATCAGCACACACAATGTCCTAGAGAATTTTCAGTCTGGATTTAGAGTAAACCACAGCACCGAGATGgcccttttaaagattttaaatgattttagacTAAATTATGATTCACATAAGCTGACAGTGTTGGTTCTACTGGATCTGAGCGCTGCCTTTGATACAGTAGACCACACTATTCTTTTAGCTCGTTTAAAACACATCGGCCTCTCTGGTGCTGTCCTCAAATGGTTTACATCTTATCTCACAGACAGGACTTTTATGGTGAGTCTGGACACCTGCTCTTCACGGGTTCATGGGATCACATGTGGTGTACCCCAGGGTTCAATTTTAGGTCCAGTGCTTTTTAACCTTTACATGCTCCCTCTTGgcagtgtcatcaggagacacggagTCAACTTTCACagctatgctgatgatacacagTTGTACAtctccgtgtctcctgatgacacatgGCCAGTGGATGcactttttaattgtattttagatATCAAATCATGGATGGCAGAAAGCTTTCTCCAGTttaaccaggacaaaactgaggttttagtcaTCAGTCCTGAGGCCCTGAGAGAGAATATTTTACCcaaattacaagaattttcttttaatCCTTCACCACACGTGAAAAACCTGGGCctgatttttgactctgagctgaattttatcccACACATCAAGAACATCACCAAAATTGGTTTCTATCATCTAAAAaacatagccagagtccgccccaTTCTCTCTCTCGGGCCAACACGGAGatgctgatgcatgcttttattaccAGTCGTATTGACTACTGTAATGGcctgctttctggtcttccGAAGCAGAGTATTAGAGGGTTACAACTTTTACAAAATTCAGCAGCTCGTGTCCTGACGAAGACCAGAAGGCAGGCCCACATTACACCTGTTTTAAgatcgctgcattggctccccgtgttttttaggatcgattttaaggtccttttaatggtttttaagtGTCTTAATGATCTTGGGCCTTCTTATCTTTCAGAACTGCTTTTACCCTACGAACCTTCGTGGACCCTGCGCTCCTCTGGCAAGCGTCTCCTCCAAATTCCCGATGTTAATTTAAAGACTCAGGGTGAGATATCTTTTAAGTTTTATGGCCCTAAACTCTGGAACGACTTGCCGCAGAGAATGCTCATATTTTTAAGAGCAGGCTCAAGACCCACCTTTTTAATCAAGCTTTTAactgatatttattttcagtttagcTTTAACTTGGTAATCGATTATTGGTAAACGATTATTTGTCACTTATtggtgtatgtatttattttatttattattattatttatttattttattatcttataCTGGGTTCTATGTTTCTATGTTTTATCTgctcttattattttttatcttattccagtgtttcctctgagGGAGCTCTCTGCATCGGGAGCGTGGCTCGCCTGTGGCTGTCAGGGTGTCATGGGTTCTTGATGGAGGTTGGGGGTCACTCCCACTCCTCCTCTCAGTGTCCTGTGTTGGAGCCCTGGTTGCCCTGGACGACCTGCTGCTCTCGGTGCAGACGGCCCCTTGAGTGCGTTTCCTCTTCTGGTTCATCTCTGCCCAGccttatattatattttaatattcattgcATTAGTGTATGGTTGAGGGCGAGAGGGGGGTGGGTCTGGTTATAGTGTTATAGtgtgactgtgttttttttttttttttgggggggttttttttgttatatctTTGGGTTTGGGGAAGACGGGTTAGCGGGTGGAGTGggattgtttttaatctgtgaagcactttgtgttgcaactctgtttgtatgaaaagtgctatataaataaagtttgattgattgaagatgctttttaaaaatgaagagacTATTCACAAACTGCACAGAGAGGGGCAATGCATTTCACAGTGTGGGAGTCACAACTGCAAAAGCTCGATCTCCTTTGTCGTCCAGGACCATCTGGTCAGCTGACATAAAGGCTCTGAAGGGTTGATGCACCTTAACAAGCTCAGATAAATATTCTAGGGCCAGTCCATTAAAAGacttaaaaacacataaaagaatcttaaaatcaatcctgTACCtgactggaagccagtgaaaaGAGGAAAGCACTGAAGTTATGTGCTCATGTTTCTTTCTCCCGGTTAGGAGACgagctgctgcattctgaacAAGCTGCAGATGGTTGAGTTTCCATTGGCCAGTGTAGATATACAGGGAGTTACAATAGTCCCGGCACGATGTAGAAAAACGTGGATAACTTTTTCTAGATCAGCCTTTCTTAGATCAGGTTTGACTTTGGCTAGAAGCTGAAGCTGAAAGAAGTTAGCTTTGACCACTGAGCTGATCTGTTTGTCTAATTTACATGCCCCATGAATATTAACACCAAGATTCCTAACCTGCGACCATATATAAGGTGCTAGTGGGCCAAGGGAGCTGGCAAGGACATGGACCAGGTCAGGGTAACCGAACAGGAGaatctcagttttgttttcatttaatccTAAGAAATTTTAGTCTGCCCATGTTTTTATATCCCTCATGAAATTAAACACAGCATGAAGGGATCCCTTTGAAGGGACCTTTAATGGCAAATACACCTGCACATCGTCAGCAAAGCAGTGAAAAGAAATATGATGCTTCCTAAATATCGACCCCAGGGGTAGCATATGAAGGGTGAATAATAGAGAGTCCAGAATTGAGTCTTGGGGGgcccatgaaaactcacacttttattcatgtgcttgcataattgcacaagggttttctaatcatcacttAGCCTTTCAACTGCATtcgctaacacaatgtagcattagagcacaggagtgatggttgctggaaatgttcctctgtaccc
This region of Acanthochromis polyacanthus isolate Apoly-LR-REF ecotype Palm Island chromosome 4, KAUST_Apoly_ChrSc, whole genome shotgun sequence genomic DNA includes:
- the LOC110958769 gene encoding histidine-rich glycoprotein-like, with product MKSWVLLSVLLAVGCVRGAPVDQHSVEQGSCEDASAKGAAELALTKINKDRSEGYIFSLHRLSNVHLAKHGETGVVFYLTLDVVETNCSVLSKKDSKDCEVRPTESTPVYGQCKATIYINKVNRVVRLYKYNCVVRPVPAARVNEICPDCPTLIATDNDNVQKTVALSLEKFNKESNLANRFAVLKVNRASSGMAMNMYYNADYTIQETTCGQNADPADKCPPMECEFAHKGFCQASLFYSPSGEPEVSVDCEIYEPEAAEREKKLHLLDGSIDHSHNDTHPHSQAHDLAHAADQTHSHDHVHDHTKSHSHHDQTHKHPVGSDHHHTHDHPAGSPHKHAHDHSHDHGHGHDHVHTHHAKAHNHSGDFPNQHHNYKHADGVHTHEHDHELALDHDHKHAHLHEHEHHHHHHEHTHETTAHDHPEGMVRTLPPMDQPMTLPAFPDVPVTGPEGGVTLPLKPDPQIPNMTEPTIQAFPTAVSAQCAPPPKGEKLVEKLFEEDPMFKAAA